GTGGACGCCGGCGCCCGCATCACCACCCACGAACCGGAATCGGTGACCCAGGGCGGCGGCTATGTGCTGCTGATGGGCCGGGAGGTGAACAACGCCGGGGAAATCACTACCCGCCGGGGCCAGACCACCCTGGCCGCCGGTGAGGATTTCTACATCCGCAAGGGCGCGGGCACCGAAGCCAACCAGGCCTCCACCACCCGTGGCAACGAAGTGGCCAGCACCTGGGAAGCCGGCAGCGACGCCGGCACCGTCACCAATGAAGGCCTGATCGTGGCGCGGGAAGGGGACATCACCCTCACCGGTCATGACGTGCGCCAACAGGGCGTGGCCATGGCCACCACCACGGTGAACACCCGGGGTACCGTTCATCTGCTCAACTCGGCCAGCGACGCCGAAGGCAAGGTGACCCTGGGCAACGGCGCAGTGACCACGGTGGTGATTGAGGACGATGGCGAGACCGCCCTGGACAATCAGCGCGACACCCTGATCAGGCAGTCCGCCGAGATGGACGCCTTGCGCGATGACATGATCACCGGCGCCTTTGACAACATCGGCCTGATGTCCGACCGCCGCGACCAGTCCCGGGTGGAAATCGTCTCCGGCGGCGACGTGGTGTTCGAGCAGGATTCCCTGACCCTGGCCACCGGCGGCCAGATCGCCGTGGACGCCGGCCGCCGCACCCACCTGAACGCGGGATCGGAGCTGGATGTGTCTGGTTCCGTGGGCGTGAAAGTGGCGATGGAATCCAACAACGTCCTGATCAACGTGCAGGGCAATGATCAACGGGACTCGCCGGACAACCGCGATAACGGCGGGCTTAATAACGGTGATGTCTGGGTCGACCGCCGCAACCTGATCTTCGTGCCCGCCGGTACCGGCGGCTATACGGAGGACCGCTGGTACACCGCCGGCGGCCTGCTGGAAGTGAGCGGCTACCTGGATACCCAGGGCCACGGTATCGGGGAATGGTCGGCGGCGGGCGGCACCGTGCTGCTCGGCGGCAGTGAAGTGGTTACCCAGACCGGCTCGTCGGTGAACCTGTCCGGCGGTACCCTTGATGTGCAGACCGGCTACGTCGCCAAAACCTGGCTTAAAGGCGCCGACGGCAAACTTTACGACGCCTCCAACGCCCCGGCGAGCATGCTCTACACCGGCCTGTACCAAGGCTATGAACGGGTCAGCGAGCGCTGGGGCCAGACCGACGCCTGGCGCAGCCCGCTGATCGCGCCGCCACGTCAGTTGGAAAACGGCTACACCGTGGGCCGTGACGCCGGCACCCTGATCATCAACGCCCCCACCGCCGTGCTGGAGGGCGACATCGTTGCCGAAGTGTTCCAGGGCGAGCGCCAGAACCAGGCCCAGGACGCCGGGCGGGACAGCTACCAGCAAGCGCAGAACCGGGTGGCCCGCCGCGGCCGCCTGGCGGTGGGGCAATATGGCCAGTACGGCCTGGAAAACGCCTACGACAGCGACATTCGCATCGGCGATTTCGACGACATCAGCGAACAGCTCACCCTGGAATCCGACCTCAGCGAACGGCTCAACACCGTTTGGCTGGACGCCGGTCGTTTGAATGAGCAACGCCTCGGTGGCCTGGATCTGGTGTCCGGCGGCAGCATCTCGGTGGAGAATGATTTGACGCTGGCCGAGGGTGGCCGGTTGCGTCTGGTGTCCGGACAGGTGGCGGTGGATGCCGCCGTCACCGCCCGGGGCGGGGACATCACGTTGACCAACATGCTGACGCCGGAAGGCGTCAACTCAGCGACCCGAATCGCTTTCACGGATGAGGATGGAAACAGCGAATTACGTCTGACCGAAAACGGCCAGTTGGACGCCCGTGGCCTGTGGCGCAATGGCCTGTTGGAAAGCGGTGAGAACTGGAAGCAGGCCTATGTGGATGGCGGTGATGTCACCATCGAAGGCACCCAGGATGTGACTTTGGCGGAAGGCAGCCTGGTCGATGTGTCTTCCGGGGCAGCCTTGAAGGCGGATGGAGAATTGCTGGGAGGACGTGGCGGTGATGTCACATTGAGCGCGAATTCGCCGATCAATAGTAGCAGCAGTTCCGGTGGGCCTGGTGGTGGTACCTTGGTACTGGACGGAGAACTGCGCAGCTACGGGGTCGCCGGCGGTGGCGAGCTGATATTGGAGACCGGGCAGGCGGTGGTGATCGGCGATGGCGGGCTGCAGAGCAACGGTTTGCTGCAGGCGGGCGAAGAGGTTCCTTTTGATCTGACGCTGCTGGACGATCTGATTTTGACGGAGGGCAGCAGACTGCCATTCGACTACAACTACTTGCGAACCGTCGCGCGACCGGGTGAGGCCTTTGGAAATACGACGCCTACGTTGTCCGATAATCCCGTTACCCTGGCGGCGGACTGGGTGGTGCCGGAAGCGGCGACCGGTTTTCAGGTTCTTTACGATGGAAATAAGGTCGCCTCGGCGGGAGACCCGATCCCGGCAGGCTCGACATTGACTTTGTCCGTTGGAACCTTGCCCGCCGACTACGTCATTCCGGCGGACGCCTTTCCCGATGGTTTGCCCGTCGAAGCGCATCAGGCAACCCTGGCGACGGGTAGCGCACTGCCCTGGGACCTGGTGCTGAATGCCGGGCGGGTTATCGAGGCGGGCACGGTTTTTGATATGGATGTGGCGGTGAAAAAAACGCTGATCCTTGAAGAAAGCGACTTCCAGCGCGGTTTTTCCAGCTACGATATTAACGGCCATAACGGTGTGTTGGTCAGCGAGGGCACCGAGGTGGAAGCCACCATGCCAGTGCTGCGTCTGGCCGATGGTTCCTTTCAGGCCGCCTCGTATGACCATGCTCTGGAACTGTGGTTGCCGCCTCTTTTCCTGGAAGATCCCCTTGGCCGCGAACTGAAACAACGTGGTGGAGCCAGTCTGTCCCTGCGCTCCGATCTCAATGGCCTGGGCGGGGCCATCACGGTGGCAGAGGGCGCTCGCCTGGAGGTGGACCCGGGAGAGTCGCTGTTGCTTTCCGGCCGTAATCAACTGACCGTGGACGGAACACTGCGGGCGCAAGGGGGCACCATCCAGGTGCTTTCCTCCCTGCTGAGCAGAGTACCCGCGAGCGGACCGGAAGCACGGATCGAGATCGGCGAAAACGCGGTGCTGGATGCCTCCGGTCTGGCCTATACGGCTACGGATGCCCGGGATCGCAACTATGGAGTCGTGCTGGATGGCGGCGAGGTGGTACTGGGGGCGGAGGCGCCCGAGGACTTCGGTGATACCAATCTGTACGACACCAGTAATCTGTTCGTGGTGGTGCGCGAAGGCGCGCTGATCGATGTGTCCGGCGCCAGTGCCGGCCTGGACCTGGGGCAGCCCACTGCCACCACGGTGGCCAGTGATGGTGGCTCCCTGGCCATGCGTTCCAATTCCGGGATCTATTTCGATGGCGAACTGCGGGCCGACGCCGGTGGCGCGAACGCATCGGGGGGCGGTCTGGAGGTGCTGCTGGAAGGTACGCTGACCACCACCTCTCAAGCCACCGAAGAGGCTTCGGTACTGCGTAATATCACCCTCACCCAGGCGGATACCGGCTCCGGTTACGACGAAGAAAATCTGGCCTATGGCCAGGCCCGCTTCTCCGTTGACGCTTTGCAGGATTCGGGCATCGACCACCTGAGCCTGTGGGCCCGGGACGCTATTCTGTTCGATGGCGACGTGGACCTGGCGCTGGGCGGCAGCCTGTCGCTCACCGCCGTCACCCTGGCCACCCCCGATCATGCCGCCAGGCAGGTGCGGCTGGCCGCGCCTCATGTGCATTTGGCTGGGCGGGTGAATGAACCTACCGGCTTGGGAGGAAATGATCCGGGAGTTCGCCCCTATCTACAATTCGACAACAATGCGCCGCTTACGGAGGGGGACAGCAGCCTGAACGTCGAGGCGGCGCTGATTGATCTCGGTGAAGGGGTACTGACCTTCGGCGCCCGGGGCAGCCATGATACCCCCAATGGCGCCACCCCGGTGGAATTGCCGGGCTTCGCCGATATCACCCTGACCAGCACCGGGGATATCCGCCTCACCGGCGCTGATCTGATGGCAACGGAGGCGCTGACTTTCATCAGCCAACGTCTGTACCCCACCACCCATAGCGGTAACCGCATCCGGGTGGGGCTTGGTGATGTCGGCATCAACGGTGGTCCGCTGGAGGACGCGGCGCTGCGCTTCCGCTACTACGACGAGGCGCGGGCGAGGGAGCAGGCGTCGCCGCTTTCCGTCTATGGTTACCTGTCCATGGAGGCCCCCGTCATCGATCAGGGGGGGGCGCTGTACGCTCCGCTGGGAGGCATCGCGTTCGCGAGTCCGTCCGCGAACCAGGGCGGCTTTGCGAATTACCCCACGGACCTTTATGGCGGCATAACGCCCCGGTTCATTAGCAATCTGGAAATGGACGTGCTGTTACGTCAAGGCAGCCTGACCTCGGTGAGCGCAACCGGTCTGGTTCTGCCCTACGGCTATCTGGAAGGGGAGAGTTATTACTACAATGGCGCCGAGGTTCGCTATGACGAATTGGGGGAGAGAGGAACCGAACAGAATCAGCGCACTGCCACGGGCATCCATTTCGCCACCGCTACATTCGAGGCCGAGGACGGCGCGGTGATCGACGTCAGCGCCGGCGGCGAGCTGCGCGGCGTGGGGTTCACCACGGGGCGCGGCGGCTCCGTGGATATTCTCAATACCGCCCTGGCCAATGCCGCCCCCTGGCATGCGGGTGACGCTGATGCCCAAGTCTACGCCATCGTACCTGGTTTGAGCGACAGCCAGGCCCCTCTCGACCCGGCCCTGGGAAGCCATTCCAAAGTGGGACAACGGATCACCATCGGCGATGGCGTTCCCGGCCTGCCGGCGGGCACCTATACCCTGTTGCCGGCGGAATACGCCCTGATGCCTGGCGGTTACCGGGTGGAGTTGGGCGGCGACACGGCCCGGTATGATACGGGCATCGTGGCCAGCCCGGCAGCGGGTCTGTATCGCGCTCCGGTGAACACGGTCAACGGCCTGAGCGGGGTCTCGGATTCGGCGCCCCTGTGGGCCACGGTTATGTCCGGTGACTCCGTGCGCCGCTACGGGAGCTACAACGAAACCACCTTGAGTGAATGGGTGGCGAACACGCTGGCGCAATTCGGTGACACCCGTCTAATGGTCCCCTTGTTGCCGGAAGATGTGCGGCCGCTCAGCTTCGATTTCCGCAATGCCGCCAGCGGCGATGACCGGGTGTTCTCCTTCAACGGGGAGTTGCGCAACACCCAGGTGGAAGACGGCCGTGGCGGCATGGTGGCGCTGTACGGTAACGACCTGGAAGTGGTCTCAGCCACCGGGGAGCGTGACGAGGAGGACAGCGGCTACATCACCCTGCTGGACGAAGATCTCAACCAACTCGGCGCCACCGTGCTGGGGGTCGGTATCAATCGTTGGGCCAGCAACGCCTCCGGCAAAACAGTGATTCGTTCCGGTGCCACCTTGCGGGCCGGTTCCCTGCTGATTGGCGGGTCGGGGCAGGATGCGGTGGTGGTGGAATCCGGCGCGGTACTCGACAGCCGTGGTCGGGGCCAGGCCGGCTGGAGCGCCGAAAACGGTTTTCTTGTTTCTCCGAGCGCTGATGTGGCCCTGCTGACGGTGAGCAACGACCGGATGCAGTTCGGCGCCGCCAGTGGCAGTGGCACCATCCGTATCGAGGACGGCGCCGGTTTGTACGGCGAGGGCACCTTGGCCCTGTCCGCCCCGGGCGGATTGGAGATCGGTGATATCAGCCTGGCCGCCAGCGATCTGCTGCTGTCCATGGAGGACATCAATATCGGCGAGGACGCCGCCCTGGCGGCGGCCGAGGCCCAGGGGGTGCTCTCCGGTGGCTGGCAGCTCAATCAAACCACCCTGGACGGTCTGCTGGCGTTGGGTGACCTGGAAAGCCTCAGCCTGCAGGCCTCCGAGTCGATCAATTTCATTGGTTCGGTCTCCCTGGACACCTACGATGACAGTGGTGAGTCTCAGGCCAATCTGCGCTTTATCGGACCGGCCATCTACGGCCTTGGTGATGCCGGTGACACGGTCACCATCCGCACCGATCAGTTCAACTGGAGCGGTTTGGGGTATACCTCCGGTCGCGAAGGGACGGCGGAATTTGAAGCCGGCTCGGTGGCGCCCGGCGAGGTAATCGCCGGCGGCGCGGGTACGGGCACGGGCGCTTTCCGGGTGGAAGCCAACGAAGTAATGTTCGGCTTCAATGGACTGGTGGGCGACCAGAGTGCCAATGCCACCCTGGAACGTCTGATGCTCGGTTTCAACGATGTTGCCTTCGAAGCCCGAGACCGTATCAGCAGCGATCTGTACAGCAACCTGTCGGTTTACCAGAAAAAGAACAGTGACGACACCTTCAGCGGTGGCAATCTGACCCTGAGTGCACCGGTGCTCACCGGCCAGGCCGGATCTGAAATGGCCTATCGCACAGGCGGTAACCTTTTGGTGAGCCGCCCCGACAACGCCGCTGCCGTGGATCCGGTGAACCTGGACCTGGGCGCGCAACTGAGCCTGGAAGGCAGCAGCGTTCGTGTCGAAGGCAGCATTATCGCCCCCAGCGGCAAGGTGGCCATCGAGTCCACTGAGGATCTACTGCTGGCCGACGGCAGCCTGATCAACGTGGCCGGCCGGGCGGTGGAGTTCTTCGATGTCACCCGATACAGCTTCGGCGGCGCGATCAGCCTGGAAAGCGCTGAAGGCAATGTCCAGCAGGCGGCGGGAAGCCGCATTGATGTGTCCGCGCCTTATAGCGACGCCGGCAAACTGGAAGCCACCGCCGTCAACGGTACCGTGGACCTGGCCGGTGAGCTGGTCGCTCGTAATCCAGAGGAGGATCCGGAAGGGGAGGGAGAAGGCGGCACTATCCGTATCAAGGCCAATACCCTGCCTGGCTTCGTGGCGCTCAATCAGCGCCTCACCGACGGCGGCTTTGACTACCTGCGCGGCTTCGAAACCAATGAAGGCGACCTGACGTTGGGTGATGAAGTCCGCGCACAGCATATCGAGGCCACCGCCAACGGTGGCGACCTGATCGTCGACGGCAACCTGCGCGCCGGCGGCGACTACGCCGGCAGTATTTACCTGGCCGCCGGCAACGATCTGCGGGTCACCAACGGGTCGACTCTGGATGCCAGTGGCGACAGTCTGAAAGTCGACAGTTATGGCGACCCTATCGAGGGCAGCAACCGGGCCATCATCAACCTGACCAGCCGGGACGGCCGTCTGGTGCTGGGTGATGACGTGACGCTGGATGTGGGCGCGGGTGGCGAGGCCCGTGGCACCATCGACCTGAATGCCCGCCGCCTGGGCGAGCCCACCGAAGCGTCGGCCACCGGCAACGATGTGGCGGTGGACGTGGGCAATGGGCTAACCATCACCGGCGCCAAGCGGGTGTCGGTGAACGGCTTCTGGACCTACGACGACGCTCCGAACGATCCTGAGAACAAAAACACCCAGGTTGTCGACCAGGATTGGTTGGATAAAACGAAAGAGAAAGTGCCTGAAGGTGAGGAAGAAAATCCGCATTGGGATGGTCTTGATGGTGTTCATGAGCACAGTAAGGACTTTATCAACGCGGCTCTGGACAACGACGATTTACAGGATCGTCTCTCCAGCCTGAAAGCCGCCGCAGGCGACGCTTTCTCTTTACGCCCCGGTGTGGAGATCGTCTCCGCCACCGAGGGTGGCAATCTGCGCATCGACGGTGACGTGAACTTTGCCAAGTATCGTTATGGGCCAGGTGTGGATGACGCCGTGTACGGTAGCGGCACCGCCGGTGTGTTCGTGATGCGCGCTGGGGGCGATCTGGAAGTCAATGGCAGTGTCACGGATGGCTTTGACTTGCCACCGAACACGCCGGACAGTAGCTACTATCTGGATATCGAGTTGGACCCAAGCTTGCTGGACAGTGCTGGTCGTCTCACCGATACCTACGCCTTGCCTGAAGACATGACCCTGAAGGCTGGCTGGGATCTTGGCACCGCGTATAACTACGGCGGGTCCTTGTCATTTGATATTACCGTTACTGGCCGTCTTGCACTGGTTCGTGGAACGGTATTGCCTGTTGATGTGGTTCTTTCGGGCAGGACATTGGCGGTTCGCAATACTACTTTAGAGGCCGACATTCTTTTACCGGAAGGAGAGACGGTAAGGGATACTAATGGAGCGGTCTACGCGGGGGTGATTCCCGCTGGGAGCCTGGTTACCAGTATTATCGTACCCGTCGGTTCGACGGTGAAGTCGGGGAATGTTTTTAGTGCCAACGCCAACCTTTATACGGACGAAGTGGTTATTCCGGCTGGTACGGACTTGGCGGGGCTAAGGCCTCAGGATGTATTGGAGTCCGGCAAGGATAAGGTGCTGGCGGCGGGCAGTGAATTACCCAGAGGCTTCGGCCTAAGTGCTTTCCAGTCCAGCGAGGAAGTTTCCCAGACGATCTGGGCGGTGGCGCCCCTGCTGCCGGAAGGTAGCCAAAGCTGGGATATCCGGCTGGTGGCCGGGGCCGACCTGAATTCCGCCGATTCCCGCGCCACCGGGAATATTGGCGGTGATCTGGTGTTGGACAACGATTATCTGGTCCGTCTTGCCCTTGCCGGTGACCCCCTTCAGGGCACCAGCGTGATCCGCACCGGCAGCGGCGATCTGGAACTGATCGCCGCCCGCGACTATCTTCAGGAAACCCCCTTCGGTATCTATACCGCTGGCACCGCGGCCGAGGCAAGTGGCGCCCCCGAGCGCCAGAGAGATCCTGATACTCTACCCAGTGATACTTACGTCCCCGAGGACGAAGACGATCCCACCTATCTGAGTGTTGCCGAAGCCACACCCGGCTCTTTCGCTACGGGCGGCGGCAATGTGCGGGTGCGAGTGGGTCGTGATATGAGGGGTAATGACTACAAGACCAGCGACGCTACGGCCAAGAAGGAGGTTTCCGATTGGCTCTGGACCTGGAGCGACCCGGCGAGCGGCGCCGAGGCCTGGTGGATCAATACCGGCAGTTACGGCAACGCCAGTGAGCTGGTGATCTTCGACGGTATCGGCACCCTGGGCGGTGGCAACCTGGACGTTTCCGTGGGCGGGGATTTCGGCGTCTATGATCAGTTGACCGATGGTACCCTGTTCGGCGGGCTGTCCCTGGCGGTGGCCTCTTCCGGCTGGGTCAACGCCGGCGGCGAGCGCCAGCAGTACGGTGGTGGCGATCTGCGCCTGGAGGTGGGGGGCATCGTTAATCATACCCGCCAAGACACCATGGACGAAGGACATGGCAGTGTGACCAACCTGCGCGGCGACGTCCTGGTGCAGGCCGGTGCGATCGGTCAGATCTGGAATACTTATTTGGTTAGTAGCACGAACACCGACCCTCGACCGGACGACGAATTACTGCAAGTCGACCGCAACCTCTATGGGGGCTTGCGTCTGGTGCTGGGCGATACCCGGGCCCGGGTCTACACCTTGGGGGACCAGATCGTTAACCCGGAGGATCCCGGCGTCAACAGGGTCGATCTATGGACCGATACAACCGAGGCTTCCCTGTTCAGCGCTGGTGGCAATGTGGGCGTTGGGTCGGGGGATACCTCGGGGGGCTTGGCTCCGGGCCGGCTCAGCGCCATCGCCGCCGAGGGTTCGATTTACGGCAATAGTAATGGCGTCAGTACAAATGTCAGGAACTGGGTAGCCGAAACCACCGCCGATGGCTGGCTGGAATTCCTGGCCGGGGATTCCATTTATACCCTGGGGGTGTCGTCGGCCTACGAGCCGGACCTGCTCGGTTCCACTGTCTCTCCCGCCCGATTTTATGCCCGGGAGGGGGATATCTATCAGTTGTACTACGGCTATTACACCAGCCCGATAGGATCCCAGTCGCTGATCAACCAAGCCGGTCGCCCGGCCCATGTGCGTGCTGGCCGGGATATCGTGCGGTATGGCAATAACGGCCTTACCGCCATGGGCCACTACAGCGATACGGATGTGTCTATTATCCAGGCCGGCCGGGATCTGATTTATATCGATACCCAGGTGGTGGGCGCGGGCACTTTGGAACTGAGCGCCGGGCGCAATTTCTACCAGGCGGACAGCGGCCAGCTGATCAGCCGTGGCCCCCATACGGAATTGGCAACCAGTGATCCCAGCGGCGGCGCGGACATCGTCATTAATGTGGGTATGGGAGAGGCGGGGCCGGATTACCAGGCGCTCATCGACGCCTATCTTGATCCCTCTAATCTGGCCGACCCAGACCTGGCCCTGGCGGACCAGCCGGACAAGGTGGCCAAAACCTACGAGGAAGAGCTGGAAACCTGGCTGTTGTCCCGATACGGCGACGCGGCGCTCGATGGCACCGATGCTCTGAGCTACTTCCTGGCCCTGACGCCGGAGCAACAGCGTATCTTCCTGCGCGAAGTTTATTACGCCGAACTGCGTGAAGGCGGCCGGGAGTACAATGACCCCGACGGTGACCGCTACGGCAGCTATCTGCGTGGCCGCCGCATGATCGAGACGCTGTTGCCAGAGATGGACAGTGAGGCTGGCACCTCGGCTTATAACGGCGACTTCACCATGTTCACCACCCAGCGGCGGAATGCGGCAGGGGACATTACCGGAGAGAACTCCAGCTTGGTGCGCACCGAAGGCGGCGGCGACATCCAGATGCTGGTGCCCGGCGGTGACCTGATCATTGGCTTGGAAGCGGTGCGCCCGGAAAGCGGCGACAACGGCATCATGACCCAGGGCAGCGGCGATATTCAGCTGTTCAGCCAGGGCGATATCGCGTTGGGCCTGTCCCGCATCATGACCACCTACGGCGGCGACATCTTCGCTTGGTCCAACGCTGGCGACATCAACGCCGGGCGCGGGGCCAAGACCACCCTGGTGTACACGCCGCCGCGCCGCACTTATGACGATCTGGGTAATGTGACGCTATCGCCGTCCGTGCCAAGTACCGGCGCGGGCATCGCCACTCTGGCGCCGATTCCGGAAGTGCCGCCAGGAGACATTGATCTGATCGCACCGCTGGGCGTGATTGACGCTGGCGAGGCGGGCATCCGCGTGTCCGGCAGCATCAATGTGGCGGCGTTGCAGGTGGTGAACGCGGAGAATATCCAGGTGCAAGGGGATTCCACCGGCTTGCCGGCGGTGGCGGCGGTGAACGTAGGCGCCCTGACAAGCGCCAGCAACGCCGCTTCCAGTGCGGTACAAGCGGCGGAGCAGGTCGGCCGGCGCTATCAGCAACAGCAGCCCTCGATCATCAACGTGGAAATTCTCGGTTACGGCCAGGAACGTCTGGAAGCGGGAGGCGACCGGACCAGTGCCGCCCCGGCCTCCCGGTCTGGAGAGGGCGTGGTGGAAGTGTTGGGGGCGGGGCCGTTGTCGGCGAACCAGACAGGTATGTTGACGCCCGCCGAGCGTCAGGGACTCAAATCGCGCTGATCATCTCGGTTGATCCCCGGAGCAAGCCCGCTTCGGGGACATTGCCAGGAGACACAAGGATGTTCTACGACCGTGACGCGGCCAGTCAGATACTGTCGATGACCCGGGTAACCACACTGGCGCGCCTGCATGCCGCCACCGCATATCTGATTCAGATGCACGGCTTCCGCTATTATTATTTTTCGCTGCGCGGGCAGCATACGTTGACAGGGCGCGACCCGGTCACCTTGCATAATTTGCCGGCCAATGGCCGCAAGCCCGTAATGGATAAAGAGCCGGATCAGGACCCTCTCGTTCATTACGCTGCCACCCGCACTCTGCCCATGGACTGGAAACAGATCATGGCCTTGCCCGGCTACCAGCACCGAGGTTGTCTGCGCGTCATGGCGGCCCGGGCTCAACACGGACTTTTGAGTGGTTGCACCGTGCCCTTGAGCCAGGCCAATGGCATTCTGGCCAGGCTGGATCTGATCTGTGATCACGATGATGAGGAAGCGGACCTCTGTATTCGCCGCTACTTGCCTTATGCCTCTTTATTGGGACAGGTCCTTCTCGATAAAACCCGGGATCTGACCCGGCAAGAAGACGACGACCTGATGGAGCCCGATGGCGGCACACCGCTCACTCAACGGGAGCGGGAGTGCCTGCTTTGGGCCAGTGAAGGCAAGACCAACGCAGAAATCGGTGCTCTGCTCGGTATCAGCGAACGTACCGTGGTGTATCACGTTCACCATGCCTGCGAAAAACTCCATGCGCGCAATCGCCAACACGCGGTCACCAAGGCCATCCTGTCTCGAAAGCTGTTTGGTCTCACCAGTGACAGTTCCCGGCTGGTTGGTAACATGGTGTAGCGCTTGCCGCTGATCGAAAGCGATCACCTATCTGTTGTTCCCCGCTCGACCTACGAAGCCGCTGTAGGAGCTTGCCCTGCAAGCGAATCTCTTTCCTCGGGAGCCCAATTCGCTTGCAGGGCAAGCTCCTACAGACACCTTGTAGCAATCTCTGAATTCACCCCCAAGAGCGGTCTTCATTCTTTGCCGATCACAGCAATCTTTTTCTCCGATTTATGACCTTCTGTCACATGGCCTCCCAGATCGACAGTGCCCAACCCCCGGATGCAAGCGGGGTTCATAAAAGAGAACGAAGAACCGGTTACAAACTGCGGGAAACAACAAAACCGTGACAAGAAAACGTCGCCTGAGCGACCGGCAATATTCCCTGAAGTGAAAAGGTTTGGAAACACGCTCTCTTTAATGTGGTTCATGCGGTTCGCC
This sequence is a window from Alloalcanivorax dieselolei B5. Protein-coding genes within it:
- a CDS encoding LuxR family transcriptional regulator, with the translated sequence MFYDRDAASQILSMTRVTTLARLHAATAYLIQMHGFRYYYFSLRGQHTLTGRDPVTLHNLPANGRKPVMDKEPDQDPLVHYAATRTLPMDWKQIMALPGYQHRGCLRVMAARAQHGLLSGCTVPLSQANGILARLDLICDHDDEEADLCIRRYLPYASLLGQVLLDKTRDLTRQEDDDLMEPDGGTPLTQRERECLLWASEGKTNAEIGALLGISERTVVYHVHHACEKLHARNRQHAVTKAILSRKLFGLTSDSSRLVGNMV